The following are encoded in a window of Phaseolus vulgaris cultivar G19833 chromosome 3, P. vulgaris v2.0, whole genome shotgun sequence genomic DNA:
- the LOC137805690 gene encoding LOB domain-containing protein 24-like: MTPCGACKYQRRRCRADCLMAPYFPAESIQRFAYIHHVFGGGNVSNILKSTKLELRKWTARALTYQAEARVRDPVHGCVGVICEQEESLRILKEKLEKAKREVAQNVGPEVMQKMIEQCSSDSHANMVDLEAPLAITVDDADLSSWDPFSAWEPAFSRLQPPQGGDAKGETIVPPS, from the coding sequence ATGACCCCATGTGGCGCGTGCAAGTATCAACGGCGAAGGTGCAGGGCGGATTGCCTTATGGCGCCGTATTTTCCGGCAGAGAGCATTCAGCGGTTCGCGTACATTCACCATGTGTTCGGCGGGGGCAACGTGAGTAACATTTTGAAGTCAACGAAGCTGGAGTTGCGGAAGTGGACGGCGAGGGCACTGACGTACCAAGCGGAGGCGCGTGTGAGAGACCCGGTGCATGGGTGCGTTGGGGTGATATGCGAGCAGGAGGAGAGTCTTCGAATCCTGAAAGAGAAGCTAGAGAAGGCGAAAAGGGAAGTGGCCCAAAACGTGGGCCCAGAGGTTATGCAAAAGATGATTGAGCAGTGTTCCTCCGATTCTCATGCGAATATGGTGGACCTTGAGGCTCCTCTCGCAATCACGGTTGATGATGCCGATCTTTCTTCATGGGATCCTTTTTCGGCTTGGGAACCAGCTTTTTCGCGACTGCAGCCACCTCAAGGTGGCGACGCTAAGGGCGAGACTATTGTTCCTCCTTCTTGA
- the LOC137808365 gene encoding protein DA1-related 1-like: protein MGWFKKLLKGSNRKYSGGRYHGKYGDDGYSENHDNSRDDLTEIEKEEIDRAIALSLSEADPKGKKVIEDDSESEDDELCPLDDEEDKCVGEVQQDEDDHHAQIQQDEDKNLDEFQLEEDEQLAKAIQESLSISSPPRSDTDSLFQPFAHLFPPVYRTCAGCNAEIGSGRFLSCMGGYWHPECFCCHACKLPITDYEFSMSGNRRYHKSCYKELHHPRCDVCNNFIPPNSAGLIEYRAHPFWLQKYCPSHERDGTPRCCSCQRMESVDAKYLLLDDGRKLCLECLDSSIMDTHECQPLYVEIQEFYEGLHMKIEQQIPMLLVERQALNEAMEGEKNGHHHLPETRGLCLSEEQTIPTILRRPRIGAGYQLIDMITEPFRLIRRCEVTAILVLYGLPRLLTGSILAHEMMHAWLRLKGYGNLKPEVEEGICQVLAHMWVESEIYSSTGNEGASSSSSSSSSSSSSPSSSSSSKKGKRSDFEKKLGEYFKHQIESDSSSAYGDGFREGNQAVLKYGLKRTLDHIRMTGSFPY, encoded by the exons ATGGGTTGGTTTAAAAAATTGCTCAAGGGATCCAACCGTAAATATTCAGGAGGAAGATATCATGGGAAATATGGAGATGACGGATATTCAGAGAATCATGATAACTCAAGG GATGATTTGACGGAAATTGAGAAAGAAGAAATTGATCGGGCAATAGCACTCTCTCTTTCAGAGGCAGATCCGAAAGGGAAAAAAGTTATTG AGGATGACTCTGAATCTGAAGATGATGAACTGTGTCCACTTGATGATGAGGAAGACAAATGTGTTGGTGAAGTTCAGCAAGATGAAGATGACCATCATGCTCAAATTCAACAGGATGAAGACAAAAATCTTGATGAATTTCAACTTGAGGAAGATGAACAACTTGCCAAGGCAATTCAAGAAAGTTTGAGCATTAGTTCTCCTCCTCGATCTGACACTGATTCTTTATTTCAACCTTTTGCACACTTATTCCCTCCTGTATACAG AACCTGTGCTGGCTGCAATGCCGAGATTGGCAGTGGAAGATTTTTGAGTTGCATGGGAGGTTATTGGCATCCTGAATGTTTTTGTTGTCATGCTTGCAAACTTCCAATCACTGATTATGAG TTTTCCATGTCTGGAAATCGCCGTTATCATAAATCCTGCTATAAGGAGTTGCATCATCCAAGATGTGATGTTTGCAATAACTTT ATCCCACCAAACTCAGCTGGCCTCATTGAGTATAGAGCACATCCTTTCTGGCTACAAAAATATTGTCCATCGCATGAGCGAGATGGTACTCCTCGTTGTTGTAGCTGTCAAAGAATGGAG TCAGTGGATGCCAAATATCTGTTGCTTGATGATGGCCGAAAGCTGTGTCTGGAATGTCTTGACTCATCTATCATGGATACTCATGAATGCCAACCTCTCTATGTTGAAATACAAGAATTTTATGAAGGTTTACATATGAAGATAGAGCAGCAAATTCCTATGCTTTTGGTTGAGAGACAAGCACTGAACGAAGCCatggaaggagagaagaat GGTCATCACCACTTACCTGAAACTAGAGGACTTTGCTTGTCTGAAGAGCAAACTATTCCTACT ATTTTAAGGAGGCCAAGGATAGGAGCAGGATACCAGCTCATAGATATGATAACCGAGCCTTTTAGACTGATCCGCCGATGTGAAGTGACAGCCATACTTGTTTTGTATGGTCTTCCCAG GCTATTGACTGGATCAATCCTGGCTCACGAAATGATGCATGCGTGGCTTAGACTTAAAG GCTATGGCAATCTGAAGCCAGAAGTTGAAGAAGGAATTTGCCAAGTCTTGGCTCATATGTGGGTAGAATCGGAGATCTATTCCAGCACTGGGAATGAAGgtgcatcatcatcatcatcttcttcttcctcatcctcttcgTCACCTTCGTCCTCTTCATCATCTAAGAAGGGTAAACGTTCTGATTTTGAAAAGAAACTTGGTGAATATTTCAAACACCAGATTGAGTCAGATAGTTCATCAGCTTATGGAGATGGATTCAGAGAGGGTAACCAGGCAGTGCTCAAGTATGGGCTTAAAAGGACCCTTGACCATATCCGAATGACTGGAAGTTTTCCATATTGA